Proteins from a genomic interval of Psychrobacter urativorans:
- a CDS encoding FRG domain-containing protein, with the protein MGLNRRIDKKLSSVDVFIDSLNLYASKDYDNYEYYYRGHSNQAYATLPSLFRETSHIDNEDKMFRELILRCPNEFSNLNSTFQKLVKMQHYGLPTRLLDITSNPLIALFFSCLSNNDKDGEVIVFKVPKTEIKYYDSDTVAVLSNLALMKRDFDITDIENLEPRIFSQKSPVDLLVYQVGQEKSGFRSMINPKDLTSTVCVKPLLDNERIVKQDGSFLLFGMGDDITKPAKLDINKYLPTGDRKLIIHKESKSLIINQLRTLGIHGGTVFPDIGNVAESIKQQFK; encoded by the coding sequence ATGGGTTTGAACAGGCGTATTGATAAAAAACTATCAAGTGTAGATGTTTTTATAGATTCTTTGAATCTTTATGCTTCTAAAGATTATGATAACTATGAATATTATTATCGTGGACATTCAAATCAAGCTTACGCTACATTACCTTCTTTATTTCGAGAGACTTCTCATATAGATAACGAAGATAAAATGTTTCGAGAGCTTATTTTGAGATGTCCTAACGAGTTCAGTAATTTAAATAGCACGTTTCAAAAATTAGTAAAGATGCAACATTATGGTTTACCAACCCGCTTATTAGATATAACTTCTAATCCTTTAATAGCGCTATTCTTTTCCTGTCTAAGTAATAATGACAAGGATGGTGAGGTTATCGTATTTAAAGTTCCGAAAACGGAAATTAAATATTATGATAGTGATACGGTCGCTGTCTTGTCTAATCTAGCTCTGATGAAACGTGACTTTGATATTACAGATATAGAGAACCTTGAGCCTCGTATATTTTCACAAAAATCCCCCGTTGACCTTCTTGTATATCAGGTTGGGCAAGAAAAAAGTGGTTTTCGTTCAATGATAAATCCAAAAGATTTAACTTCCACCGTGTGCGTTAAACCCCTTTTAGATAATGAAAGGATTGTTAAGCAAGACGGGTCATTCTTATTATTCGGTATGGGTGATGATATTACAAAGCCAGCTAAACTTGATATTAACAAATATCTTCCAACAGGTGACCGGAAGCTAATTATACATAAAGAAAGTAAGTCTCTTATTATCAATCAATTACGAACTCTTGGTATTCATGGTGGAACAGTATTTCCAGACATTGGAAATGTAGCTGAGTCAATAAAGCAACAATTCAAGTAA
- the cmoA gene encoding carboxy-S-adenosyl-L-methionine synthase CmoA, which translates to MSRFMSQSPALPTSVIQHDTLFTTPLDKASRFSFDEQVVACFPDMIRRSVPGYGQVLAMLPILARRHCKYRQQTTDGQRVSRIYDLGCSLGGASMALAGEFAPHDLQIKAVDISPAMTTEARTLLSDNYPEHDIEVITADIREIELEPCDMVILNLTLQFLPAADRVAVLEKIYAALSEGGILVLTEKTHAFDEQYDAWLVERYYDFKRANGYSEMEISGKRNALENVLITDTLDEHHSRLDAVGFARHLTWFQFLNFVSIVAFK; encoded by the coding sequence ATGAGCCGCTTCATGAGTCAATCACCTGCTTTACCAACGTCTGTTATCCAACACGATACCCTATTTACCACGCCACTTGATAAGGCATCACGCTTCTCATTTGATGAGCAAGTCGTGGCTTGTTTTCCGGATATGATTCGTCGAAGTGTACCGGGTTACGGGCAGGTATTGGCAATGTTGCCTATATTGGCGCGTCGCCATTGTAAGTACCGCCAACAAACCACTGATGGTCAGCGCGTAAGCCGTATTTATGATTTGGGTTGTTCGCTTGGTGGCGCAAGTATGGCGCTGGCAGGTGAGTTTGCGCCGCACGATTTACAGATTAAAGCGGTCGATATTTCACCCGCGATGACCACTGAAGCTCGCACACTGTTGAGTGATAATTACCCTGAGCATGATATCGAGGTGATCACTGCGGATATTAGAGAGATTGAACTTGAGCCATGCGATATGGTCATTTTGAATCTAACGCTACAGTTTTTGCCGGCGGCAGATAGGGTAGCAGTGTTAGAAAAGATTTATGCGGCATTAAGTGAAGGCGGCATACTCGTATTAACAGAAAAAACTCATGCTTTTGATGAGCAATACGATGCGTGGTTGGTCGAACGTTATTATGACTTTAAACGGGCGAATGGCTATAGCGAGATGGAAATTAGTGGCAAGCGTAATGCATTAGAAAACGTGTTAATTACCGATACGCTAGATGAACATCATTCGCGTTTGGATGCGGTTGGGTTTGCACGTCATTTGACGTGGTTTCAGTTTTTGAATTTTGTTTCTATTGTGGCGTTTAAATAA
- the msrA gene encoding peptide-methionine (S)-S-oxide reductase MsrA, which yields MQNIILGGGCFWCTESVFLSLKGVQSVVSGYMGGEATTANYQAVCGGDTGHVEVINITFDESILPLEVLLDVFFGTHDPTTKDRQGNDVGSQYRSVVFYTNEAQKPTIDRTINKLRDMGVNIVTEVHPAVEFYQAEEVHQDFFNRNPTQAYCNFAIPPKLAKLRKSFSQYMTS from the coding sequence ATGCAAAACATTATTTTAGGTGGTGGCTGTTTTTGGTGCACCGAATCAGTATTTTTATCATTAAAAGGCGTACAGTCGGTCGTATCAGGCTATATGGGTGGCGAGGCAACAACTGCTAACTATCAAGCCGTTTGTGGTGGCGATACAGGACACGTTGAAGTAATTAACATTACTTTTGATGAGTCTATTTTACCGCTAGAAGTGCTGCTTGATGTCTTTTTTGGCACCCATGATCCCACCACCAAAGACCGTCAAGGTAACGATGTCGGTAGCCAATATCGCAGCGTCGTGTTTTATACGAACGAAGCGCAAAAACCAACCATCGATCGCACCATTAATAAACTGCGAGATATGGGCGTGAACATCGTCACGGAAGTGCATCCGGCAGTTGAATTTTATCAAGCTGAAGAGGTGCATCAAGACTTCTTTAATCGCAATCCTACTCAAGCCTATTGCAACTTTGCTATTCCACCGAAACTTGCCAAACTCCGCAAATCATTTAGCCAATATATGACCAGCTAA
- the tmpT gene encoding thiopurine S-methyltransferase — MNPEFWQARWQEKRIGFNQPDVNPLLIKYFKALNLPIGSRVFVPLCGKSIDMVWLATQGYDVVGVELVETAVQEFFTEQAIPYTVIEDANKPNIKCYTGEIADRSIALWVADIFALSADDMGHIDAVYDRAALIAMPPEMRPKYSEQVRKLSNNASQLLLTLNYDQNEWAGPPFSISSEQVQQYYSSQYQITELEGEPSTLNAAPEMAVREYVWLLLGK, encoded by the coding sequence ATGAACCCTGAATTTTGGCAAGCGCGTTGGCAAGAGAAGCGCATTGGTTTTAATCAGCCCGATGTCAATCCGCTATTAATAAAGTATTTTAAGGCGTTAAACTTGCCTATTGGTAGCCGCGTCTTTGTGCCGTTATGTGGTAAATCAATCGACATGGTATGGCTTGCCACGCAAGGCTATGATGTGGTGGGTGTTGAGTTGGTTGAAACAGCGGTACAGGAATTTTTTACTGAGCAAGCTATTCCCTACACCGTCATTGAAGATGCTAATAAACCAAATATTAAATGCTATACAGGCGAGATTGCAGATCGAAGCATAGCATTATGGGTGGCTGATATCTTTGCGCTATCAGCCGATGATATGGGTCACATTGACGCCGTTTATGATAGAGCCGCATTGATTGCGATGCCACCAGAAATGCGCCCAAAATACAGCGAGCAAGTCCGCAAGCTAAGTAACAATGCCTCACAACTGTTATTAACCCTTAATTACGACCAAAATGAATGGGCGGGACCACCATTTTCGATTAGTAGTGAACAAGTGCAGCAATATTATAGCAGTCAGTATCAAATTACTGAGCTTGAGGGCGAGCCGTCAACCTTGAATGCTGCGCCAGAAATGGCAGTGAGAGAATATGTTTGGTTGTTGTTGGGTAAATAA
- a CDS encoding lytic murein transglycosylase, with protein MRLTQLSTLSLLSAAIGFSLMSTAQAAAPLAPNLSNAELQQCLNTLKNSSQFSGVSAATFERYRPSQPDPSVIQSLNYQPEFRKDIWDYLSVLVDKERVDDGIRAKRQQANTLRQIESRYGVKAEHVLGVWGVESNFGQTLGKKPLFESLATLSCFDRRQSYFRGEYANALKIVQNGDINPNDMTGSWAGAFGQTQFMPSTFLELAVDFDGDGRRDLVNSVPDALASTANFLAKRGYRSGEAWGYEVKLPSGYSAASNRKDKKPMSYWRSQGLALANGGTLPSDLSSAGLLLPAGKDGPAFLVGKNFDTFYSYNASESYALAIAHLSDLITSENSSKTDFITPWPTDDAGISRQQAKDIQQALLNAGYDIGGVDGIIGDNTRTAIQQYQTSRNIFPADGRAGQKFHSIVVGNNAIKPAAADRIGQLIQQQTITPASTSTASAATFPEATQTPKTGNVRYRRIAGTDGVIRLVRVDEGS; from the coding sequence ATGCGTTTGACTCAGTTATCTACTTTATCATTACTCAGTGCTGCCATTGGCTTTAGCCTTATGAGCACGGCACAAGCAGCGGCTCCACTGGCACCTAATCTATCGAACGCTGAGCTTCAGCAGTGCCTAAACACGCTGAAAAACAGCAGTCAATTTAGCGGTGTATCTGCTGCTACTTTTGAGCGTTATCGTCCAAGTCAGCCAGACCCTAGCGTGATTCAATCACTTAATTATCAGCCTGAGTTCCGTAAAGATATTTGGGATTATTTGTCAGTATTGGTAGATAAAGAGCGCGTTGATGATGGTATTCGTGCAAAGCGCCAGCAGGCAAATACGCTGCGCCAGATTGAATCACGCTATGGGGTAAAAGCTGAGCACGTGTTAGGGGTTTGGGGCGTGGAGTCTAACTTTGGGCAGACGCTAGGTAAAAAACCACTGTTTGAATCGTTAGCGACATTATCGTGTTTTGATCGCCGTCAAAGCTACTTTCGCGGTGAATACGCCAATGCACTTAAAATTGTCCAAAACGGTGATATTAACCCAAATGATATGACCGGTTCTTGGGCAGGGGCGTTCGGACAAACGCAGTTTATGCCCAGTACCTTCTTAGAATTGGCAGTTGATTTTGATGGCGACGGTCGCCGTGATTTGGTCAACAGTGTCCCTGATGCGCTTGCCTCCACTGCCAACTTCTTAGCGAAACGTGGCTACCGTTCAGGCGAAGCATGGGGTTATGAAGTCAAGCTGCCTAGCGGCTACTCAGCAGCATCTAATCGTAAAGACAAAAAGCCCATGAGCTATTGGCGCAGTCAAGGTCTAGCACTTGCTAATGGTGGTACGTTGCCTTCTGATTTAAGCAGCGCAGGATTATTATTGCCTGCGGGTAAGGATGGCCCAGCATTCTTGGTCGGTAAAAACTTTGATACTTTCTATTCTTACAATGCATCCGAAAGCTACGCATTAGCGATTGCTCATTTGTCTGATTTGATTACCAGTGAAAATAGTAGTAAAACTGATTTTATTACTCCATGGCCAACGGATGACGCGGGTATCAGTCGCCAACAAGCCAAAGATATTCAGCAAGCGCTACTCAATGCCGGCTATGATATTGGCGGTGTAGACGGTATTATCGGTGATAATACCCGTACTGCGATTCAGCAATACCAGACCAGCCGTAATATCTTCCCTGCTGACGGACGTGCTGGTCAAAAATTCCATAGTATTGTTGTTGGTAATAATGCTATTAAACCTGCTGCGGCAGATCGTATTGGACAGCTGATTCAGCAACAGACCATTACTCCTGCCTCTACTTCTACCGCTAGTGCTGCCACATTTCCAGAAGCCACTCAAACACCGAAAACAGGCAATGTTCGCTATCGCCGTATTGCTGGTACTGATGGCGTTATTCGCTTGGTACGGGTGGATGAAGGTTCTTAA
- a CDS encoding DUF4062 domain-containing protein gives MSNRRYYIHVVCAANDQPLVLDRLAIFFQTRAFLTSDVSSELPRAALYGRQCIEDCDYTVVVVGDSYGATHNTGVSQMHLSYLSAKAKLKPMLILMKNHQENADISPQLKEFRRLVDRQNIDIYRYDNPVEIDRLLINAYESMIERYPALSWLRENEAHTSSSTSNISSISPMRSSITSSSASLLSAKTSNKQADNPLKVSEIFDSLTKELNLTETFEFQYSAQAYEGGNLTDVTMSLRCTWHEILHALITIPSAFSSYGLQSCINRLITARADTDIKKLMPNVHAVARCQISQDDLSKLQRLLFAANWIQFTPASPRASQELWKLTFYAKKLYEDSPFKTTTHS, from the coding sequence TTGTCTAATCGACGCTATTATATTCATGTGGTATGCGCAGCTAACGATCAGCCGTTGGTATTAGACCGCTTGGCAATTTTTTTTCAAACCCGTGCATTTTTGACCTCTGACGTCTCAAGTGAACTCCCACGCGCAGCGCTCTATGGGCGCCAATGTATTGAAGATTGCGACTATACTGTGGTCGTGGTGGGCGACAGTTATGGTGCCACGCACAATACAGGCGTTAGCCAAATGCATTTGAGCTATTTGAGTGCTAAAGCCAAGCTCAAACCCATGCTGATATTAATGAAAAACCATCAAGAAAATGCAGATATTAGCCCGCAGCTAAAGGAATTTAGACGGTTGGTTGATAGACAAAATATTGATATCTATCGTTATGATAACCCGGTTGAGATTGATCGGCTGCTCATTAACGCTTATGAAAGTATGATTGAACGCTATCCAGCCCTGAGCTGGTTAAGAGAAAATGAGGCTCATACATCTTCTAGTACCTCTAATATTTCTAGTATCTCTCCAATGCGCTCAAGTATTACATCGTCTTCAGCTTCTCTGTTATCTGCTAAAACCAGCAATAAGCAAGCGGATAATCCGCTTAAAGTGAGCGAAATTTTTGATAGCTTGACTAAAGAATTAAATTTAACAGAAACGTTTGAGTTTCAGTACAGCGCCCAAGCTTATGAGGGCGGTAATTTAACTGACGTGACGATGAGTTTACGCTGCACCTGGCACGAGATATTACACGCCTTAATCACCATTCCCTCAGCCTTTTCAAGTTATGGACTGCAAAGTTGTATCAATCGCCTGATTACTGCTAGAGCGGATACTGATATTAAAAAACTGATGCCAAACGTCCATGCTGTTGCGCGTTGTCAAATAAGTCAAGATGACTTATCAAAGTTACAACGCTTATTGTTTGCCGCTAATTGGATTCAATTCACGCCTGCGAGTCCACGTGCGTCGCAAGAGCTTTGGAAGCTCACGTTTTATGCAAAGAAACTATATGAAGACAGTCCGTTTAAAACGACAACCCATTCATAA
- the murI gene encoding glutamate racemase: MKPQALTANIHKNNTDKKALNQDRDAPIGLFDSGVGGLSIYKHLAEQLPAERYVYYADTLHVPYGNRDSDDIQALTLTAVEWLYQQGCKLIVIACNSASAYALDAARQQYPQLPIVGLVPALKPAVLTSQSGHVAVLATKATLNGTLLNQVIADIAVPNHTIVTKYFDPNLVPWVEAGMPKISETAKHLRQQVQQFADDDIDCLVLGCTHYPFFKDFLMDEIEALQLSIQILDSGHAIAARVQSLLAHRGLLAAQNPVAQIEQTDSPHDYSSYPLIFYASKYDNQLNGLVQRLLGARIQIQYVV; this comes from the coding sequence ATGAAGCCGCAAGCATTAACAGCTAATATTCATAAAAACAATACTGATAAAAAAGCTCTTAACCAAGATCGTGATGCTCCTATTGGATTATTTGATTCTGGAGTGGGTGGCTTATCTATTTATAAGCATTTAGCAGAGCAGCTACCGGCTGAGCGTTATGTTTATTATGCAGATACCTTACATGTGCCTTATGGCAATCGGGATAGCGACGACATTCAAGCGTTGACGTTGACGGCAGTAGAATGGCTCTATCAGCAAGGTTGCAAGCTGATCGTTATCGCCTGCAACAGTGCTTCTGCTTACGCCTTAGACGCTGCTCGTCAGCAGTATCCACAGCTGCCTATTGTCGGTTTAGTGCCGGCGCTCAAACCTGCCGTATTGACGAGCCAAAGTGGTCATGTCGCGGTATTGGCAACCAAAGCGACTTTAAATGGCACGCTGCTTAATCAAGTGATTGCTGATATTGCCGTCCCGAATCACACGATAGTGACCAAGTATTTTGATCCCAATTTGGTGCCGTGGGTAGAAGCGGGTATGCCCAAAATCTCTGAAACCGCTAAGCACTTACGACAGCAAGTGCAGCAGTTTGCAGATGATGATATTGACTGTTTAGTATTAGGCTGTACGCATTATCCCTTTTTTAAAGATTTTTTAATGGACGAAATTGAGGCGCTCCAGCTCTCTATCCAAATACTGGATTCAGGTCATGCCATCGCCGCACGTGTGCAGTCTTTACTGGCTCATCGTGGATTGCTTGCTGCACAAAACCCTGTAGCACAGATAGAGCAAACGGACAGTCCTCATGACTATAGCAGTTACCCTTTAATCTTTTATGCTAGTAAGTATGATAATCAGCTTAATGGCTTAGTTCAGCGCTTGTTAGGGGCGCGAATACAGATCCAATATGTTGTATAG
- a CDS encoding DUF1285 domain-containing protein, which produces MTDNINAVNSGQILTQSLNSVDALDQYLKSTASTRQGRSIPPLEKWHPEQVADMDLVIKANGEWWHEGGKITRESLVSLFATILWQEDNDGMIEYFLKTPVQKLRIQVEDVPLLINDVGIVIEDGISWLEFTTTTCDVVRLDDEHQISLRAYQPNDIEANNIKTNNTEANEGQVRPYMLVRNGLMALIGRNAFYHLTEIGDLKEQNGETILTLQSGDNSYALSVPTR; this is translated from the coding sequence ATGACTGATAACATAAATGCCGTGAACAGCGGACAAATTTTGACACAGAGCCTCAATAGTGTGGATGCTCTCGACCAATACCTGAAGTCTACTGCCAGTACCCGTCAAGGTCGCTCCATCCCACCACTTGAAAAATGGCATCCTGAACAAGTCGCCGATATGGATTTGGTCATTAAAGCCAATGGTGAATGGTGGCATGAGGGCGGGAAAATAACTCGTGAGTCATTGGTCAGTTTATTTGCCACTATTTTATGGCAAGAAGATAATGACGGTATGATTGAGTATTTTTTAAAGACGCCGGTACAAAAACTGCGTATCCAAGTTGAAGATGTTCCCTTATTGATTAATGATGTCGGTATTGTTATTGAAGACGGTATCAGTTGGCTTGAATTTACCACGACTACTTGTGATGTGGTACGTTTAGATGATGAGCATCAAATTAGTTTACGCGCTTATCAACCTAACGATATTGAAGCTAATAACATTAAAACTAATAATACTGAAGCCAATGAGGGACAAGTACGCCCCTATATGTTGGTTCGTAATGGCTTGATGGCACTTATTGGTCGCAATGCCTTTTATCATCTCACCGAAATTGGTGACTTAAAGGAACAAAATGGGGAAACTATTTTAACGTTGCAAAGTGGTGATAACTCTTATGCGTTGTCCGTGCCAACTCGCTAA
- a CDS encoding electron transfer flavoprotein-ubiquinone oxidoreductase translates to MEFDVLIVGGGPAGLSAAIRLRQLAIEAGNENFTVCLVEKGSEFGAHTLSGAVIETRALDELIPDWKEKGAPLNVPAIEDRVYMLGSATKATKLMDSIIPESMHNKGNYIVSLGNVVRWLAQQAEELEVMMFPGFAAADILYNDDGSVKGILTGDMGVAASGDAKASFEAGYELLAKYTIFAEGSRGHLGKRLISRFSLDKYSDPQHYGIGLKELWEVPPEQHEQGVVMHGSGWPLSDTGSTGGWWLYFDENNQVSFGLIVDLSYSNPYMSPFDELQRLKLHPLIRNILEGGKRLSYGARALTKGGFNSLPRLTFPGGVLVGDEAGFLNPAKIKGTHTSMKSGMLAAEAIYEAVVAERQHDEVLDYTLKYKHSWLYEDNHAARNFAPAIHRMGTWMGGAFNFIEQTLLAGKMPLTIHDNQKDYAQLERADHAYQPDYPKPDGKLVFDKLSSVFISNTNHTEDQPSHLKLTDPTVPISINLPLYAEPARLYCPAGVYEVVKDAEGAKFVINAQNCVHCKTCDIKDPSQNITWVAPEGGGGPNYPNM, encoded by the coding sequence ATGGAATTCGATGTTCTTATCGTTGGCGGTGGACCTGCAGGGCTGTCAGCGGCTATTCGTTTGCGCCAGCTTGCTATTGAAGCCGGTAATGAAAATTTTACCGTATGTTTGGTCGAAAAAGGCTCTGAGTTTGGGGCGCATACCTTATCCGGTGCGGTTATTGAGACACGTGCATTAGATGAGCTGATTCCTGATTGGAAGGAAAAAGGCGCACCATTGAACGTTCCCGCCATTGAAGATCGGGTCTATATGCTCGGCTCAGCAACCAAAGCCACCAAGCTTATGGATTCTATCATTCCAGAAAGTATGCACAATAAAGGCAACTATATTGTCTCTCTCGGTAATGTCGTGCGCTGGTTGGCTCAGCAAGCGGAAGAGTTAGAGGTGATGATGTTCCCAGGCTTTGCCGCTGCTGATATTTTATATAATGACGATGGTTCCGTGAAAGGTATTTTAACCGGTGATATGGGTGTGGCAGCAAGCGGTGATGCTAAAGCCAGCTTTGAGGCTGGTTATGAGCTATTAGCAAAATATACTATCTTTGCTGAAGGTAGCCGTGGGCACTTGGGCAAACGCCTTATCAGCCGCTTTAGCTTAGATAAATACTCTGACCCACAGCATTATGGTATCGGTCTTAAAGAGCTGTGGGAAGTGCCACCTGAACAACATGAGCAAGGCGTGGTCATGCATGGTTCAGGTTGGCCGCTCAGTGATACTGGTTCTACCGGTGGTTGGTGGTTGTATTTTGATGAAAACAACCAAGTCAGCTTTGGTTTGATTGTCGATTTGTCTTATTCTAATCCGTATATGTCGCCGTTTGATGAGTTGCAACGCTTAAAACTACACCCCTTAATTCGTAATATTTTAGAAGGTGGCAAGCGTCTCTCTTACGGTGCGCGGGCATTAACCAAAGGTGGATTTAATTCTTTGCCAAGACTGACCTTCCCTGGCGGCGTATTGGTTGGTGATGAAGCAGGTTTCTTAAACCCTGCCAAAATCAAGGGCACGCACACGTCTATGAAATCAGGCATGCTTGCTGCCGAAGCCATTTATGAAGCAGTCGTTGCTGAGCGTCAGCATGATGAAGTGCTCGATTATACCTTGAAGTATAAACACTCTTGGCTCTATGAAGACAATCATGCAGCGCGTAACTTTGCCCCAGCCATTCATAGAATGGGCACTTGGATGGGCGGTGCATTTAACTTCATTGAGCAGACGTTACTCGCGGGTAAAATGCCGCTGACGATTCATGATAATCAAAAAGACTATGCTCAACTTGAGCGTGCCGACCATGCTTATCAGCCGGATTATCCTAAACCTGATGGTAAGCTGGTGTTTGATAAGCTCTCATCGGTCTTTATCTCGAATACCAATCATACTGAAGATCAGCCATCGCACCTAAAACTGACCGATCCTACTGTACCGATTTCGATTAACTTACCTCTATATGCTGAGCCAGCACGCTTGTACTGTCCGGCTGGTGTTTATGAAGTGGTAAAAGATGCCGAAGGCGCAAAGTTTGTGATTAATGCGCAAAACTGTGTGCATTGCAAAACCTGTGATATTAAAGATCCCTCACAGAATATCACTTGGGTTGCCCCTGAAGGCGGCGGCGGCCCTAACTACCCTAATATGTAA
- a CDS encoding DUF485 domain-containing protein, with the protein MDDSQVQRILNNPKFQEMVSKKRRLSWTLTAIMLFVYVGFMLLVGYNKPFLASSFSGGITTWGIPLGLGIIVLSFILCGVYSYIANNTLDPLNKETLKEIEAIAHEKGAN; encoded by the coding sequence ATGGATGATTCACAAGTACAGCGAATTCTCAATAATCCAAAGTTTCAAGAGATGGTCAGCAAAAAACGTCGATTGAGTTGGACATTAACGGCAATCATGCTATTCGTCTACGTCGGTTTTATGCTGTTGGTTGGCTACAATAAACCGTTTTTAGCAAGCTCATTTAGTGGTGGTATCACAACTTGGGGTATTCCTCTAGGTTTAGGCATCATTGTACTGTCATTTATTCTATGTGGCGTATATTCCTATATTGCCAATAACACGCTTGATCCGCTCAATAAAGAAACTCTCAAGGAAATTGAGGCCATTGCGCATGAAAAAGGAGCGAATTAA
- a CDS encoding cation acetate symporter: MKGSSLRAISIALVGLCCYTVAVAGPDLGAAEQQATNWPAIIMFMIFVGFTLLITKWAAGQTQSTEDFYTAGGGISGFQNGLAIAGDYMSAASFLGISALVFSSGFDGLLYSLGFMVGWPIVLFLIAERLRNLGKFNLSDVVSFRLEEKPVRTLAACSSLVVVAFYLIAQMVGAGQLIKLLFGLNYNIAVVVVGLLMTAYVLFGGMLATTWVQIIKAVMLLSGATFMAFMVMKSVDFSFSNMFTQAIGVYSEAHKTGMGDALKIMGPGKLTENPIDALSLGLALMFGTAGLPHILMRFFTVKDAKEARKSVVVATGFIGYFYLLTFIIGFGAILFVANNPQFLDLAKMAVTGKLELVGGNNMAAIHLSEALGGDLFMGFISAVAFATILAVVAGLTLSGVSAISHDLYANVFKKGQTTPESEMKVSRYATLGLAVFAMILGILFEKQNVAFMVGLAFSVAACANFPVLVLSMFWKGLTTRGAVIGGIVGLVGAVGLIVLSKAVWVDTLGISETAPNPFNGPALFAMPLSFLCCWFFSITDKSARAEKERKAFDAQFVRSQTGIGISGASDH, encoded by the coding sequence ATGAAAGGATCGTCACTTAGAGCGATATCAATCGCACTTGTAGGTCTGTGTTGCTATACCGTCGCTGTTGCTGGTCCTGATTTGGGTGCTGCAGAGCAACAAGCCACCAACTGGCCTGCGATTATCATGTTTATGATTTTTGTTGGCTTTACGCTGTTAATTACCAAATGGGCGGCTGGGCAAACTCAGTCAACTGAAGATTTTTATACTGCAGGCGGCGGAATTAGTGGCTTTCAAAACGGTTTAGCGATTGCCGGTGACTATATGTCAGCCGCATCCTTCCTTGGTATTTCAGCGTTGGTGTTCAGTTCAGGCTTCGACGGCTTACTCTACTCACTTGGTTTCATGGTCGGTTGGCCTATTGTATTATTTCTGATTGCGGAACGCTTACGAAATCTGGGTAAATTCAATTTATCAGATGTGGTGTCCTTTCGTTTAGAAGAAAAGCCGGTACGAACGCTGGCTGCCTGTAGCTCCTTAGTGGTGGTTGCTTTTTATCTGATTGCGCAGATGGTTGGTGCAGGTCAGTTGATTAAGCTACTCTTTGGTTTGAACTATAATATTGCCGTGGTGGTAGTAGGCTTGTTGATGACCGCCTATGTTCTATTTGGTGGCATGCTAGCAACCACTTGGGTACAAATCATTAAAGCGGTGATGTTGCTAAGTGGTGCGACTTTCATGGCATTTATGGTTATGAAATCCGTTGATTTTAGCTTTAGTAATATGTTCACTCAAGCAATCGGTGTGTATAGCGAAGCGCATAAAACAGGGATGGGTGATGCGCTCAAAATTATGGGACCTGGTAAGCTCACTGAAAACCCAATTGATGCGCTATCACTTGGTCTTGCGCTCATGTTCGGTACCGCAGGATTACCGCATATCTTGATGCGCTTTTTCACGGTAAAAGATGCCAAAGAAGCACGTAAATCTGTTGTGGTTGCCACAGGATTCATCGGTTACTTCTACTTATTGACCTTCATTATTGGTTTTGGCGCGATTCTTTTTGTTGCTAACAACCCACAGTTTCTTGACCTTGCAAAAATGGCAGTGACTGGTAAATTAGAGTTGGTTGGCGGTAACAACATGGCGGCTATTCACTTAAGTGAAGCGCTAGGTGGCGATTTATTCATGGGCTTTATCTCAGCTGTCGCGTTTGCAACCATCCTTGCGGTAGTAGCAGGCTTGACGCTTTCAGGGGTATCGGCTATTTCGCATGACTTATATGCCAACGTATTCAAAAAAGGTCAAACCACGCCTGAATCTGAAATGAAAGTATCAAGATATGCCACTTTAGGTTTGGCGGTCTTTGCGATGATTTTAGGAATTTTGTTTGAAAAACAAAACGTTGCATTTATGGTCGGCTTAGCCTTCTCAGTAGCCGCTTGTGCCAACTTCCCTGTTTTAGTACTGTCTATGTTCTGGAAAGGTTTAACCACGCGCGGTGCGGTGATCGGCGGTATTGTCGGTCTAGTAGGCGCTGTTGGCTTGATCGTTTTATCAAAAGCCGTTTGGGTCGATACACTTGGTATTTCTGAGACTGCGCCAAACCCATTTAATGGTCCAGCATTGTTTGCGATGCCACTATCATTCCTATGCTGCTGGTTCTTCTCGATCACTGATAAATCAGCACGTGCAGAAAAAGAACGTAAAGCATTCGATGCTCAGTTCGTGCGCTCACAAACAGGTATTGGTATCTCTGGTGCATCTGACCACTAA